The following are encoded together in the Salvia hispanica cultivar TCC Black 2014 chromosome 6, UniMelb_Shisp_WGS_1.0, whole genome shotgun sequence genome:
- the LOC125197094 gene encoding sodium/calcium exchanger NCL2-like has translation MGSSKPLENQESDAENNTLIEHLVGSCVVTDDETSWTARLVLAASLPYLILELQNIFTSSFAKKLIILFALIVTLVLLFAYILIQSFQPWIQNRCFEFMIEKHAKDKLLKLLTTNGRPNIGKIQKLFNKIGKDNTSSVTPAEIRVLVLGVKMEDDDVSTNRVLDEITAYFDTSRDGSIGQEEFVLGMTNLALTLLDLTPEQLTTPGNNISQNPEQEALLSRFTSRSQAKSTSWLIYVKATLSLVFGFGIALSLSQPLMTSILGFAEAVNVSSFLVSYVVLPLALHYNGILQTIKLASQKSEKTNSLLLSSLYGSVFMGNVIGMLPFLVPVYFRDLSSEVSLELHLVLLICLGMGGFASFNTTFPRWTGYVAIALYPISLGTVYVLTSL, from the exons ATGGGAAGCTCTAAGCCCCTTGAAAACCAAGAAAGTGATGCTGAGAACAATACACTCATTGAGCATCTGGTAGGCTCCTGCGTCGTTACAGATGACGAAACCAGCTGGACAGCGAGGCTAGTCTTGGCAGCTTCACTTCCATATCTCATCCTTGAGCTTCAAAACATTTTCACCTCATCCTTCGCCAAAAAACTCATCATTCTCTTTGCTCTCATCGTCACGCTTGTTTTGCTCTTCGCTTACATTTTGATTCAG TCGTTCCAGCCGTGGATACAGAACAG ATGTTTCGAGTTTATGATAGAAAAACACGCAAAGGATAAGCTACTAAAACTTTTAACAACAAATGGCAGGCCTAATATTGGGAAGATACAAAA GCTGTTCAACAAAATTGGCAAGGACAACACTTCATCTGTAACACCTGCAGAAATCAGAGTCCTGGTGTTAGGAGTAAAGATGGAGGATGATGACGTTAGCACGAACCGAGTTTTGGATGAAATCACAGCATATTTTGACACCTCCCGTGATGGAAGTATCGGTCAGGAAGAGTTCGTATTAGGCATGACCAACTTGGCTCTAACCCTTTTAGATTTGACACCAGAACAACTAACAACACCAGGAAACAACATATCCCAG AATCCGGAGCAAGAGGCGTTGTTAAGTAGATTCACGAGCAGAAGCCAAGCTAAAAGCACTTCTTGGTTGATCTACGTGAAAGCAACTTTATCATTGGTGTTCGGATTTGGTATTGCGTTGTCCCTTTCACAACCATTGATGACATCAATCTTGGGATTTGCTGAAGCAGTGAACGTCTCATCCTTCTTGGTCTCGTATGTGGTTCTACCTCTCGCTTTGCACTATAACGGTATCCTCCAAACAATTAAGTTGGCCTCACAGAAGTCGGAAAAGACCAACTCCTTGCTGTTGTCTTCG CTATATGGTAGCGTGTTCATGGGCAATGTTATCGGTATGCTTCCATTCCTCGTGCCAGTATACTTTCGCGACTTGTCATCAGAGGTCTCATTGGAGCTTCACTTAGTTCTGTTGATATGCCTTGGCATGGGCGGATTCGCTAGCTTCAACACAACATTCCCACGCTGGACGGGATATGTAGCAATTGCTCTATACCCTATTTCTCTAGGGACGGTCTATGTTCTTACCTCTCTTTGA
- the LOC125195661 gene encoding CBL-interacting serine/threonine-protein kinase 12-like — translation MAAVANNTNKGSAASLSLKSPKQKELQGLLLGRYDVGRVIGHGTFAKVYHARNVKTGEGVAIKVTDKEKILKVGLMAHIKREISILRRVRHPNIVQLFEVMATKSKIFFVMEFVKGGELFSKVAKGRLKEEVARKYFQQLISAVAFCHARGVYHRDLKPENILLDEDGNLKVSDFGLSAIPEQIKQDGLFHTFCGTPAYVAPEVLSRKGYDAAKVDIWSCGVILFVLMAGYLPFHDQNVMFMYKKIHKGDFRCPRWFSPELIRLLTRLLDINPETRITIPEIMETKWFKKGFKHVKFYIEDDKLCSVDSSENSDEFALLDHSLSESEAEAESRRRITSLPRPASLNAFDIISFSRGFDLSGLFDEGSDGGARFVSGAPVSTIISKLEEIAKVVSFAVRKKDCRVSLEGSRDGVKGPLSIAAEIFELTPSLRVVEVRKKGGDRQEYEDFCNSELKPGLQSLVTAENSLNSSYLPSDTE, via the coding sequence ATGGCCGCCGTCGCCAACAACACCAACAAGGGCTCCGCCGCGAGCTTATCGCTGAAATCGCCGAAGCAGAAGGAACTGCAGGGGCTTCTATTAGGCCGATACGACGTCGGACGCGTCATCGGCCATGGAACCTTTGCCAAGGTCTACCACGCGCGGAACGTGAAGACTGGGGAGGGCGTCGCGATTAAGGTCACCGACAAGGAGAAGATCCTCAAGGTTGGTCTCATGGCGCACATCAAGCGCGAGATCTCGATTCTCCGGCGCGTGCGCCATCCCAACATCGTCCAATTGTTCGAGGTGATGGCCACAAAATCGAAGATCTTCTTCGTGATGGAGTTCGTGAAAGGCGGCGAGCTCTTCAGCAAGGTGGCGAAGGGGCGGCTCAAGGAGGAGGTGGCGCGGAAATACTTCCAGCAGCTGATCTCCGCCGTGGCGTTCTGCCACGCGCGCGGCGTCTACCACCGTGATTTGAAGCCGGAGAATATCCTACTCGACGAGGACGGTAACCTAAAAGTCTCCGATTTCGGATTGAGCGCGATTCCGGAGCAAATTAAGCAGGACGGGCTATTCCATACTTTCTGCGGCACGCCGGCGTATGTCGCGCCGGAGGTTCTCTCAAGGAAGGGCTACGACGCGGCGAAGGTCGATATCTGGAGCTGTggtgttattttgtttgttttaatggCGGGATATTTGCCGTTTCATGATCAAAATGTGATGTTTATGTATAAGAAGATTCACAAAGGGGATTTCCGGTGCCCTAGGTGGTTCTCCCCCGAATTGATTCGTTTATTAACTCGTTTGCTTGATATAAATCCTGAAACTAGGATTACTATACCGGAAATTATGGAGACGAAGTGGTTTAAGAAGGGATTTAAGCATGTGAAATTCTACATAGAAGATGATAAGTTGTGCAGTGTAGATTCGTCTGAGAATAGTGATGAGTTTGCTTTGCTTGATCATTCGTTGTCTGAGTCGGAGGCTGAGGCAGAGAGCAGGCGGAGGATCACTAGCCTCCCTAGGCCGGCTAGCTTAAACGCGTTTGATATCATCTCCTTCTCGCGTGGCTTTGATCTGTCGGGGCTGTTTGATGAGGGATCGGATGGAGGTGCTAGGTTTGTTTCAGGGGCGCCAGTATCGACTATCATATCAAAGCTGGAGGAGATAGCCAAGGTTGTGAGTTTTGCAGTGAGGAAGAAGGATTGCAGAGTGAGTTTAGAGGGGTCTAGGGATGGTGTGAAGGGGCCACTGTCGATCGCAGCTGAGATATTCGAGCTAACGCCTTCATTGAGAGTGGTTGAGGTCAGAAAAAAAGGGGGTGATAGGCAAGAATATGAGGATTTCTGCAACAGTGAGCTGAAGCCAGGGTTGCAGAGCCTTGTTACTGCGGAAAACAGTTTGAATTCTTCTTACTTACCTTCGGATACTGAATAG